The genomic DNA TCGATGATCCACCGTTATACTTCATCATAAAACTATCAGCTCCTTCGATCTTGAAATAATGAAATGTCTTGGGATCGCAACTAGCAAGACTCGGAGTCTTACAAGTCTCGTCCCAACCAAGAAGACCTATGTCGCTAGGACAAGCGTTACACTGACCTTTCTTACACAGACCAAACCCTAAACAATGCTCAGGGATCCTACACTCGTCGTTACCATCAGTGTCGACGTTAGTAAACGCCGTGTATGTCACGTCCCAAGCTGTGGAACTTGCCAACGTGCTGTAACTCCAAACTCTGATGTTTCCGTCTGACTCTAACCGAAGAAAACTCAACGTCGCGTTGTGTTTCGGCCGCGAGAGGAACGTCGAAACGTTGAATTGAGAACCAGAGTCCACACCCTCCATGTGTAGACCCCACGTAGTGTCGGAATCCTCCACGGCTCCGAACGTCATAGACTGTAATTGTGTAATCTTGGTGAAGAATTCGTATTCATAATAAGCGATTGGTTTTGGGGTTTTGTTTGTCGTGTAGTACAAGACTAGCTTCTTGGCTTCCATGACAAGACTGTACGGTCCGTTTGTGTTGGCCGATGGAGACAGTCTGCTTACGAGCTTGGTCCGACCGTTGAGTTTCAAAGACTGTCCGACGAGAAGCGTGTCGGTCGGAGAGTCAAAGCTCTGCCATACGAACTTTCCATTGGAATCGTATATTACCATATTGCCATTCTCTAAAATTTTGATCCCCACGACGCCTTTGTTAGCCGTGTTCGTTTGCCATACCACACGACCATCGGCTTCGGCGAGTACAAGGTTTCCATCTTCGCCGAATGTCAACGTCGCGTTTTCTTTGACCGGTGAGCCTCTGTTTGCTTCCCAGACCCATCTCAGAGTGGATTCTTGGGCTCTGTTTCCGATCCTAAGAGCGAGAGTGTATGCGTTTGAGGTTGTGTTGTAGAAACAGAGACGGAAGTTGTCGCTGAAGGGGACGAAGCCACGTACGTCGGGGTTGTATTCGATCGGACTGTAATCGGTGTAGCCTCCTTCGTTGACCACTCGGAATTGATCGTCGACGGGAACTTTGGCTTGTGCTCCGATCAAAGTGATGGAGAGAGTGAAGCAGAGAGCTAATGTGACTGAGAATtccattttttgtaatatgtgtTTGATGGATATTGGTGTGTTTTGGGTATACAGAGTGAGCTTCTTTTTATAGGAGGAGCCAAAGGAAAACCTCGTCACTTTAGTGGGTGTGTGATAAATTATTGATTCTATTCGGTGTAAAGTGAAGTGAAACAAACTTGTATACAAAATTGAAACAACTTGTACAATAATCCATTGATTCTTTTGGGTATAGAGtgaaaatattcatttaaaagccactttataagttatataacaTATGACTCACACAAAGTGAGTCATTATTTATTATACTTGTTTTGTCGGGTTTTAGTTTTAACTATacttgcattatatatatatattagagtatGTCGAAAGGGTATTGAACCCAAATATATCGCGCATTCAGATAGGGCCGACGTACACATTTTAGATTACGAGCCACCGGGAATATGCTCTTGGTCGTCCCGTtggatttgttttaattatttatctacTCATGTTAGCATTGAGAGATATAATTCGAAATAATTCAAGCACATGCAATTTGAGATAACTAtccttatatagttatatatgttgacaaaacacaaaattttctcATCGTTCATTGTTAGACGGCTGTTAATGAAGAATATATCTTCCTAGCtataaacaaaatgaagaaaatatctaaagaaaTTTGAAGATGCtttacaacaaaatataaacGGACAATGAATGGATTGAGAGTTCTTTTTCAAAGAGGTTTACCCGGCGGCTCaactttattaaatttttccttttgagttttggcaacgttttttttttccaattgttAATGATTATTTTCAGGGTCCATGTGCCAGCCAACTCGTGTTTAGTATATAAAAGAATAGTACGACTTAGTGAAAAGTAAAAACTTTATCTGAATACGTATATGATAGTTATTGAGTTgttaatatacaaataaaattatagtaaaatgATTAAAGAATATCACGCTTAGAAACTcgaattcataaaaaaataagtatacGTCTAGTACAGTACTTTAATACTATTCATCATCTCTGTATTCATTATGCAGTGTTCATACTTTTACTagacaaataaataaacttatacTTTCTGTCTCTAATAAATTGATGCTTTGccaattttacatatattaaaaaaaaattaaagttttatttgtaaattaatttataattacttttaggttgaaagagaaaatatagaCTTTAGATAGCTTGCTAtgtaaagaaaatttaaagtaaaaaaatcattccaattttttttgggaaaaaacctaaaaaatacgtcatctaatattttttttgcggtttaattaatctaattattaaatttccaaaacatatCTGGTTTAATTTTCGTTCTCTTTAAAAGCCTTCGTTTTATCAATAATGGTAGATCAATACTTACGATATAACAACTGTTAACTCTAATGATGAAATGTTAACTAAGGTTAAACTATAACCTCACGTAGTTAATTAGAAGAGAACTAAAAACATTGTTACCCTCttcttttttccccaaatcgattgttgcatttttaacaaattttcttattttaatctACCACATCAATATTTTAGGGAGAAGAAAAAATCCTAAATAGAAATAAATTACTAATAACAGGCCCTTTAATAAATATGGGCCTCATATAAAGGAATTTAATGGACAGAAAAGCCCACCAGACAGTTTTGACAAAAGTCAAAATtgcaataaacaaaaattgcatttatttatttattttcatttgtcTGAGTGTGGGTGGAAATTTAGAGATAGATTTAGGAAATCGAATTAAAAATCATCATCGAGGATCACGTCGTCAGATTCGAGACACGACGACGACGAAACTCGTTGTTCTCCATTATCAAATCAATCAGCTCCCCCTAAAAAAAAAGccctaactctctctctctctctctctctctcttagatCGATCGGAGGAGTCGGCGGCAAGCGATAATGGCCAACAGTAATTTGCCGCGAAGAATCATCAAGGTTTTGTCTTCTCCTATCTccttttcatctcttttttttttttttttgagtttttttcgaTGTGACGAGAAGCAACTTCAGCTGAGTGAGTAATTACCGAATTTTTGATATCTCTGGTCACTTTGTTATCTGATTCATGCTTTTTCCGTGGGTGATCTCTGGTAGGAGACTCAACGTCTACTCAGTGAACCGGGTAAAACCTCTTTGATTCTtcctgcctttttttttttttttttgagttcaATAGCGTTGATTTCTATGGTTTGAATTTGGTTGGTAGACTTAAGAtataatctgatttttttttgttggattgaTTGCTGCAGCTCCCGGTATAAGTGCCTCTCCTTCTGAGGATAATATGCGCTATTTCAATGTTATGATTCTTGGTCCTTCACAATCACCTTATGaaggtaattgttttttttccttcctaaTTTTTATATGATGTTCATATAACATGTTTATGTCAAACAAAGATTGCTAATAGCGCAATTCTTTTCTAGGAGGAGTTTTCAAGTTGGAGCTCTTTTTGCCTGAAGAATACCCTATGGCTGCTCCCAAGGTAAGTTCCATTGGATATGTGGCCCTTTATTTTCATTCTAGTTTATGAAGTCCTTGCATCCGGTGGTGATTTATAATATAGGTAGTGTCAGCTATAAGAATCTAGTTATTTAGTATTGGTTGGGAATTTGTATACATACCAAATGATCTTTGAGGACGGTGACTCTGGGTGGATTATGACTGACTTAAAATATAATGTCTCATTTCTTGTCATATGGGTTTAGTGGATTCAGTTCTTGAACGTTTTAGTTTTTGGAAATGGTTTGTGTAGAGAGCATTTCTCTATATTCTAACACTTGCTAGCTCTttcaatgatatatttttttgtaacaggTTAGGTTTCTCA from Camelina sativa cultivar DH55 chromosome 7, Cs, whole genome shotgun sequence includes the following:
- the LOC104703221 gene encoding epidermis-specific secreted glycoprotein EP1-like, which gives rise to MEFSVTLALCFTLSITLIGAQAKVPVDDQFRVVNEGGYTDYSPIEYNPDVRGFVPFSDNFRLCFYNTTSNAYTLALRIGNRAQESTLRWVWEANRGSPVKENATLTFGEDGNLVLAEADGRVVWQTNTANKGVVGIKILENGNMVIYDSNGKFVWQSFDSPTDTLLVGQSLKLNGRTKLVSRLSPSANTNGPYSLVMEAKKLVLYYTTNKTPKPIAYYEYEFFTKITQLQSMTFGAVEDSDTTWGLHMEGVDSGSQFNVSTFLSRPKHNATLSFLRLESDGNIRVWSYSTLASSTAWDVTYTAFTNVDTDGNDECRIPEHCLGFGLCKKGQCNACPSDIGLLGWDETCKTPSLASCDPKTFHYFKIEGADSFMMKYNGGSSTTENACGDKCTKDCKCLGFFYNRKSSRCWLGYELKTLTKTGDSSLVAYVKAPNASKKSALAI